One Nostoc sp. CENA543 genomic window, TTTTTTAGTGGTGCGCCCGTAGGTATGAACATCCTTGACCACAAAATGCGCTTGGTGCAGATTAATGACTTGATGGCAGATATTTATGGTAAACCATCAAAAGACCTCATCGGCAAAACACTCAGAGAAATCGCTCCTCATATTGACCCACTATTAACACCTTTTTGTCGGCAGGTATTATCAACTGGGGAAGCAATTTTAAATCGGGAACTCAGTATTACTGCTCATGATGTGCCTAATGGTCTGCGTCATTTTTTGGTTTCTTATTTTCCCATTCCTGGTGAAGATAACAGCCCCTCTGGTGTAGGTACCGTCATGTTGGAAATTAGTGGACTCAAACGTGCAGAGACCGCCTTGAGGGAAAGTATAGAACGAGAAAGAGCGATCGCTCAAGTAATTCAAAGGATGCGCCAAACCTTAGATTTGGAAACTATTTTTACCGCCACCACCGCAGAATTACGGCAAGTATTGAATTGCGATCGCGTTGTTGTCTATCGCTTCCATCCTGATTGGAGTGGCGAATTTGTTGCTGAATCCGTTGGTATGGGTTGGACTTCACTCATGGAATTACATCAACAAAGTCCCAATCTCACCAAAGATGCCTTGAGAAATGGTAAATGTCTCCAGAAAATGCTGGATACTCAAGACATTCATTTGCAAGATCATTACATACCAGCCACAGCCAGCACCAGCTTTTGTTGTGTCTCAGATATCTACCAAGCGGGTTTAAATCCTGACTACATCAGTCTCTTAGAAAATTTCCAAGCCAAAGCCTACGTTATCGTCCCCATCTTATGTGGTAATCAACTTTGGGGATTATTAGCCAGCTATCAAAATTCTACTGCTCGTCAGTGGAAGACGGGAGAAATCAACATTGTAGTGCAGATTGGCAACCAGTTGGGAGTAGCTTTACAACAGGCACAACTACTAGCGCAAACTCAACAACAATCACAAGCTTTACAAGCTGCTGTCACAGCCGCAGACACCGCCAACCGAGCCAAAAGCGAATTTTTAGCCAACATGAGCCATGAATTGCGAACACCCTTAAACGCAATTTTGGGATTTACGCAACTGATGAGTCATGACAACAGCCTCTCCTCTGATCATCAACAGAATTTAGCGATCATTAACCGCGCCGGAGAACATCTGCTCAATCTCATCAACGACATTTTAGAAATGTCGAAAATCGAAGCTGGCAGAACTACCTTAAATCTCAACAGTTTTGATTTAATTCGGATGTTAAATAATGTCCAAGAGATGTTACAAATTCGGGCAACCGGCAAAAATCTGAATTTGGTATTTGAATATGCTCCTAACTTGCCAAAATATATCAAAACTGACGAAAGCAAACTACGTCAAGTTCTACTCAATATTGTCGGCAATGCCATCAAGTTTACATCGGCTGGCAGTGTGACTCTGCGCGTTAGTTTAGGAACTAACGACTGGGAACTCACAGCACAACAGCCGAAAGAAAAAAATACCATTCCCAATGTCCGCCTGATTTTTGAAGTCCAAGATACTGGCATAGGGATTGCCTCTCAAGAACTAGAATTATTATTTGAAGCCTTTGGGCAAACTGAAAGCGGCAGACAATCACAACAGGGGACAGGATTAGGATTGGCAATTAGTCGCAAATATGTGCAGATGATGGGGGGAGAGATTCATGTAAATAGTAATTTGGGACGAGGAAGTCAATTTACCTTTGATATTCAAGTCGGGGTGGTTCTCCCCTCTGAGATACCCGTCTCATCAGTATCTCGTTGGGTGATAGGTTTAGCACCACAGCAAGAACAGTATCGCATTTTAGTTGTGGATGACATCCCAGATAGTCGTTTACTATTAGTGAAACTCCTCTCATCTGTTGGTTTTACTGTCAAGGAAGCTGCTAACGGCAAAGAAGCTGTTATTTTGTGGGAAACATGGCATCCCCACCTAATTTTCATGGATATGCGAATGCCTGTCATGGATGGCTATCAAGCTACTCATTTGATTCGCTCTTTGGAGTTAAAACAACAAAAAGAATGCTCTATCATGTCCATGACTACGGTAGGAGTAAGTACAAAAAAAACTGACTTCAAGTTGAAGAAATCTTTGACGGAAGTTTGTGTCAATCATCAACCAATTTCTAGTTCATGCCATCCCCAAACAATTATTATTGCCCTGACTGCTAACGCCTTTGAAGAACAACGAGAGGCAATAGTTCAAGCTGGTTGTGATGATCTGATTAACAAACCTTTCCAGAAAGCGCAAATTCTCGAAAAGCTTAATCAGTATTTAGGTGTACGCTATCTTTATCAAGAAGATATCCATCAACAATTTAATATTCAATCGTCTTCAGAAAAATTACTCAATACTGATGATGTCTTAGATTCACTATTGAAAATGCCCCAAACATGGGTAGCAGACATATATCAAGCTGCTGCCCAAGGTAGTGATGATTTGATTTTAGATTTAATTCATCAAATGCCTACTACAAATTCGCTATTACAAGAATGTTTAAGTTGTTTAGCGAGTAATTTTCAGTTTGAAAGAATTATGGCATTAACTCATGATGTGGGCAACAGAAAAAAGAGAGAAATCGGCACAGACGTTTCCCCCGTAGACGCGCCAGCATCTTGCCGGAGGCACTCAAATGTACCTGCGGCAAACCGTCAAGGAGTACGGAATAATAGGGAATAGGGAATAGGGAATGGGGCATAGTTTCCCTCTTACTGTCACCTTTTTTTAGAATTAAGTAGCCATCATAAATTGTGTACACAAGAAAACCTGAAAAAGTCTTTCCCTTACACCCCTATACCCTTATACCCCTATACCCTTTGTCAAGAAAGTGACTGTCTCTAAGGTTGAATTTAATAATTTCCATAGCTGCAAATCGGTAAAGTCTGGAATTGCCATAAATGCACCAAATTTTTGCAATTCTTGAGGATCATGGGTAGAAGCAATACCAATAGTACGAATACCAGCCGCCACTGCTGCACGAATACCTGAAGGGGAATCCTCTAAAGCATAAGCTTGTTCTGCGGCAATTCCCAACTGCTCTAAAGCCACTTGATAGGGTATTGGTTCGGGTTTTGCGGCTGTGCAGTCTTCTGCAATGACAATTGTATGAAAAATATTTTTGATGTTTAAAAGCTCTAGCA contains:
- a CDS encoding GAF domain-containing protein — its product is MKLINDTIKILLIDDEVATYNSLLNIFASENYQIERLSFQQLDNNSVLDFIPDLIIIDISIARLHYNLVNKKLKFKDEKLDVPVIVLVLIEEINLDFEQLKINFADYLIKPFRTQEVLIKVKNQLKIQKLRKELFAERKKSQNLVAEIARKNQQIESICNISYPENGHKNHDKLKTPTVDAIKLCSYNTVLSRLTKHQSLSQGNLSAAFGEVTEAGAINIGVERASIWVTETTYNQIHCLDLFEKTTHKHSSGLTLSAGEYPAYFQALQQNEVIAIADLVSQDPRIQELSSTYFIPCNITSILYIPIRLGEKTVGVFCLESVGVVHHWTEEDQNFARALSNLVSLALEARERQRAEAAHRTSEKKLASAFRASPDPIALCTFPEGRYIEVNDSFCRFFGYTRAQIIGNTNAELKIWINPQECHFLSQILKQTKTLRNHEVDFRACSGEIKTVLLSAEVIEIDGQKIVLATAKDITERKQAENESRLLLLTTQAITRAIDVRSALTLVLRLICQTIGWDFGEAWIPSDDGSVLEHSLVCHCEESRLEEFCDRNQTLTFTMGMGLPGRVWETKRPEWIEDVSLVNQSKFLRSFQAAQVGFKAGFAVPILAGREVVAVLVFFKRTAMSVDKRLLMLVGTVATQLGSLIQQQMIEAAHRKSEERLQLALSASELGLWDWNIQTGKIYCDWKWRDVLGYTESEIDPHQLVRKQLIHPEDWRALKSSIQDHLEGITSVYEMEFRMRSPSGEWKWIQSRGQIVERDEQGIPLRMTGTNKDITERKTLEKQLKLREARLNAFFSGAPVGMNILDHKMRLVQINDLMADIYGKPSKDLIGKTLREIAPHIDPLLTPFCRQVLSTGEAILNRELSITAHDVPNGLRHFLVSYFPIPGEDNSPSGVGTVMLEISGLKRAETALRESIERERAIAQVIQRMRQTLDLETIFTATTAELRQVLNCDRVVVYRFHPDWSGEFVAESVGMGWTSLMELHQQSPNLTKDALRNGKCLQKMLDTQDIHLQDHYIPATASTSFCCVSDIYQAGLNPDYISLLENFQAKAYVIVPILCGNQLWGLLASYQNSTARQWKTGEINIVVQIGNQLGVALQQAQLLAQTQQQSQALQAAVTAADTANRAKSEFLANMSHELRTPLNAILGFTQLMSHDNSLSSDHQQNLAIINRAGEHLLNLINDILEMSKIEAGRTTLNLNSFDLIRMLNNVQEMLQIRATGKNLNLVFEYAPNLPKYIKTDESKLRQVLLNIVGNAIKFTSAGSVTLRVSLGTNDWELTAQQPKEKNTIPNVRLIFEVQDTGIGIASQELELLFEAFGQTESGRQSQQGTGLGLAISRKYVQMMGGEIHVNSNLGRGSQFTFDIQVGVVLPSEIPVSSVSRWVIGLAPQQEQYRILVVDDIPDSRLLLVKLLSSVGFTVKEAANGKEAVILWETWHPHLIFMDMRMPVMDGYQATHLIRSLELKQQKECSIMSMTTVGVSTKKTDFKLKKSLTEVCVNHQPISSSCHPQTIIIALTANAFEEQREAIVQAGCDDLINKPFQKAQILEKLNQYLGVRYLYQEDIHQQFNIQSSSEKLLNTDDVLDSLLKMPQTWVADIYQAAAQGSDDLILDLIHQMPTTNSLLQECLSCLASNFQFERIMALTHDVGNRKKREIGTDVSPVDAPASCRRHSNVPAANRQGVRNNRE